Proteins encoded together in one Chiloscyllium plagiosum isolate BGI_BamShark_2017 chromosome 3, ASM401019v2, whole genome shotgun sequence window:
- the LOC122548633 gene encoding E3 ubiquitin-protein ligase TRIM32-like, translating to MLKKRQLLDSFFLKELDDKEATLNHMDKEWKMSGIRQIFFNRLIGEVGKPGYGPGQFMWPSSLTVTTSGELVVKDSGNDRIQIFSSEGLYKHGFSYEPATIKCLGDVKATREGQLLISNGAKAIKVFAQDGRLIHQLTTSNVNWKHSYGLSVLPNNDLAVTDWSEQGKVHIMSRDWKENNILNIDTIEGFYRPTCVAVRKDDDVLVTEGQLFGPFEGRCIKVIGKDKTIQKKIGPTYGSKLNFINPSGICVDESGNILVADKGKNCVVMFNPDLSLSAMVVKQDLQGPCGLCLMQEGYLAVADCYHHNVKIYQYR from the exons atgttaaaGAAAAGACAATTGCTGGACTCTTTTTTTCTCAAAGAACTGGATGACAAGGAG gcAACACTGAATCATATGGACAAGGAATGGAAAATGTCTGGAATCAGGCAAATTTTCTTTAACAGACTGATTGGTGAAGTTGGAAAACCTGGTTATGGGCCTGGACAGTTTATGTGGCCCAGTTCTCTAACAGTGACAACTTCTGGGGAGCTGGTAGTTAAAGACAGTGGAAACGATAGGATCCAGATCTTCAGCTCTGAAGGACTCTACAAACATGGCTTTTCTTATGAACCAGCAACAATAAAATGCTTGGGTGATGTTAAAGCTACCAGAGAAGGACAGTTACTAATTTCCAATGGAGCTAAAGCGATCAAAGTGTTTGCTCAAGACGGGCGATTAATCCACCAACTAACAACATCAAATGTCAACTGGAAACACTCATATGGATTATCAGTATTGCCAAATAATGATCTGGCAGTAACTGACTGGTCAGAACAAGGGAAGGTCCACATTATGAGTCGAGATtggaaagaaaataacattttaaatattgatacAATTGAGGGATTTTATCGGCCTACCTGTGTAGCAGTTAGaaag GATGACGATGTCCTAGTTACTGAAGGGCAACTCTTTGGACCATTTGAGGGGAGATGCATAAAGGTTATTGGCAAAGACAAAACaatccaaaagaaaattggaCCGACGTATGGAAGtaaattaaatttcattaatCCTTCTGGAATATGCGTGGATGAAAGTGGAAATATTCTTGTTGCTGATAAAGGAAAAAACTGTGTGGTGATGTTTAATCCAGACCTATCTCTTTCTGCaatggttgtgaagcaggatcttCAAGGACCTTGTGGATTGTGTCTGATGCAGGAAGGGTATTTAGCTGTTGCTGATTGCTACCATCACAATGTAAAGATTTACCAGTACAGGTGA